A genomic segment from Tuwongella immobilis encodes:
- a CDS encoding serine/threonine protein kinase, whose product MKFTYRTGQRPLDGYTIKRGLGQGGFGEVYFAISDAGKEVALKLIRGHHQVELRGIGHCLNLKHPNLVHLYDLRRDSQENPWLIMEFVQGESLAQVMHNHPKGLPEPLACEWFLLMAKSIGYLHDHGVVHRDLKPGNVFIENGQPKIGDYGLCKSMTESQGAAQTYNVGTVHYMAPEISNGTYNKSIDIYASGVMLYEMFTGRPPFEGESVGEILLKHMTETPDLSKVAATYRPILEKAMAKSPNRRFASMAEMASALERAIRPESQLAVTFPGQPANGTPPVPPVTQRASGESASLSTPHMGLPIQTTPGTGVPVLGMPPAHGLPPTMIPGLDAPNPMGRPLPGHDGPIVTRARPPISGSSMSTASGSSERVARPLLDVVLSLMRIPLLATVPTAAWAIWTRSLDTLELGRLYVLIVLVAAAVVIPGISWARNPAGSTLGRRVLMTFLGLVIGLGGMLLEGWTIVPNWEQLPIWNQPETWRAFLGIEPEGQAAFVKILVFFMVGLGVLRWWLAIDPRRPERFSLFPLLAAGFWSVVLSFEWPKASAPAYLLMTLPAAALVIQFAVPWQKATVKTVSRRLRLQPKPTSDSATV is encoded by the coding sequence ATGAAGTTTACTTATCGCACCGGCCAACGTCCGCTCGATGGCTACACCATCAAACGCGGATTGGGGCAAGGCGGCTTCGGCGAAGTCTATTTTGCCATCAGCGACGCGGGCAAAGAAGTCGCACTCAAACTCATTCGCGGACACCACCAAGTGGAACTCCGCGGCATCGGCCACTGCCTGAATCTCAAGCATCCCAACCTCGTTCATTTGTACGATTTACGCCGCGATTCCCAGGAAAATCCCTGGCTGATCATGGAATTCGTCCAGGGCGAATCGCTGGCCCAGGTGATGCACAATCACCCCAAGGGATTGCCCGAACCACTGGCCTGCGAATGGTTTCTGCTCATGGCCAAGAGCATTGGCTATCTGCACGACCATGGTGTGGTGCACCGCGATTTGAAGCCCGGCAACGTGTTCATCGAAAATGGCCAACCCAAAATCGGCGATTACGGCCTGTGCAAATCGATGACCGAAAGCCAAGGTGCCGCCCAAACGTACAACGTGGGCACCGTGCATTACATGGCCCCGGAAATCTCCAACGGCACCTACAACAAATCGATCGACATTTATGCCAGTGGGGTGATGCTTTACGAAATGTTCACCGGACGGCCGCCATTTGAAGGCGAGAGCGTCGGCGAAATTCTGCTGAAGCACATGACCGAGACGCCTGACCTGTCCAAGGTGGCGGCAACGTATCGGCCGATTCTCGAAAAAGCGATGGCGAAAAGTCCCAATCGGCGATTTGCCAGCATGGCGGAGATGGCCAGCGCCCTGGAGCGCGCCATTCGCCCCGAATCGCAACTCGCGGTCACCTTTCCGGGTCAGCCCGCCAACGGCACGCCGCCGGTTCCCCCGGTGACGCAGCGGGCTTCGGGTGAGTCGGCATCGCTATCCACGCCGCACATGGGATTGCCGATCCAAACGACGCCTGGCACGGGAGTTCCGGTGCTGGGAATGCCCCCCGCGCACGGTCTGCCGCCGACGATGATTCCCGGCCTGGATGCCCCGAATCCGATGGGTCGGCCGTTGCCGGGACACGATGGGCCAATTGTCACCCGAGCGCGGCCGCCGATTTCCGGTAGCAGCATGAGCACGGCTTCCGGTTCGAGTGAACGAGTCGCACGGCCGCTCTTGGATGTTGTTCTATCGCTGATGCGAATTCCGCTGTTGGCGACCGTTCCCACAGCGGCCTGGGCGATTTGGACTCGGTCGCTGGATACGCTCGAATTGGGCCGACTGTATGTGCTGATTGTGTTGGTCGCCGCGGCGGTGGTGATTCCGGGCATCTCCTGGGCACGCAATCCCGCCGGCAGCACACTCGGACGCCGCGTGCTGATGACCTTCCTTGGCCTCGTCATCGGCTTAGGCGGAATGCTGCTCGAAGGCTGGACAATCGTCCCGAATTGGGAGCAACTGCCGATATGGAATCAGCCGGAAACCTGGCGCGCGTTTCTGGGCATTGAGCCTGAGGGACAAGCCGCGTTCGTGAAAATCTTGGTCTTTTTCATGGTCGGTCTGGGAGTTCTTCGCTGGTGGCTGGCGATTGACCCGCGACGCCCCGAGCGATTTAGCCTCTTCCCGCTTTTGGCTGCGGGATTCTGGTCCGTGGTGCTCTCGTTTGAGTGGCCCAAGGCATCGGCACCTGCGTATTTGTTGATGACGCTCCCGGCGGCGGCACTGGTTATCCAATTTGCAGTCCCCTGGCAAAAGGCAACGGTGAAAACCGTCTCGCGCCGGCTGCGTTTACAACCCAAACCCACCTCGGATTCCGCCACGGTCTGA
- a CDS encoding RNA polymerase sigma factor yields MAVNSDSLLIQQIRNGDQQAWQRLIERYEGRLFAFAESRLRDHAMSEDVVQETFYGFLTSLPNYDDRRELQTWLFSIAGYKVTDQLRKRQRKGMVTSSGDSEDDIIDQQYDPYQPSPSSFARRDERRELEEKALSRALQSTIRTWMDKGDYLKVQVLELLFVKGMANRDVARMLQLSEQQVANIRFAAMKRIGEHVRNAGLSPDVFPELATPEAV; encoded by the coding sequence ATGGCTGTTAACAGTGATTCCCTCCTGATTCAGCAAATCCGAAATGGCGACCAGCAAGCGTGGCAGCGACTCATCGAGCGCTACGAAGGCCGCCTGTTCGCCTTCGCGGAGAGCCGACTTCGCGACCATGCCATGAGTGAAGATGTGGTGCAGGAAACCTTCTATGGCTTTCTGACCAGTCTGCCCAACTACGACGATCGCCGGGAACTTCAAACCTGGCTCTTCAGCATTGCTGGCTACAAAGTCACCGATCAACTCCGCAAGCGGCAACGCAAGGGAATGGTGACCTCCTCCGGCGATTCCGAAGATGATATCATCGATCAGCAATACGACCCCTATCAGCCGAGTCCGTCCAGTTTCGCCCGGCGAGACGAACGACGCGAATTGGAAGAAAAGGCACTCAGCCGCGCCTTGCAATCGACGATCCGCACTTGGATGGACAAAGGCGACTATCTGAAGGTGCAGGTTTTGGAATTGTTGTTCGTCAAAGGCATGGCCAATCGCGATGTCGCCCGGATGCTCCAACTCAGCGAGCAGCAGGTGGCCAATATCCGATTCGCCGCCATGAAGCGCATCGGCGAGCACGTCCGCAACGCCGGTCTTTCCCCGGACGTATTCCCCGAATTGGCCACACCGGAAGCCGTGTAA
- the panB gene encoding 3-methyl-2-oxobutanoate hydroxymethyltransferase has product MSTHTPPAKPMTVPEFIAAKGRGQKLAVLTAYDFTSARLLDQAGVDAILIGDSLGMVVQGNPHCLTVTLDEMIYHTRCVARGTQRALLITDLPFMTYQVSPEQALISAGRAIQEGGAHAVKLEGGERSADAIAKVVSADIPVMGHLGLTPQSIHRMGGFKVQRAEEQLLRDAKAVEQAGAFSIVLECIPAELAKKISDSIAIPTIGIGAGVGCDGQVLVYHDVLGLFGEFRPKFVKRYAELGPIIHDAAARYCEEVRQGRFPDADHQFKS; this is encoded by the coding sequence ATGAGTACCCACACGCCACCAGCCAAACCCATGACGGTCCCCGAATTCATCGCGGCGAAAGGCCGTGGCCAGAAATTGGCCGTGCTGACCGCTTACGATTTCACCAGCGCTCGCTTGTTGGATCAGGCAGGAGTCGACGCGATTCTCATTGGCGATTCGCTCGGCATGGTCGTGCAGGGGAACCCGCATTGCCTGACCGTCACACTTGACGAGATGATTTACCACACCCGCTGCGTGGCACGAGGGACCCAACGGGCGCTGCTGATTACCGACCTGCCGTTTATGACGTATCAGGTCAGCCCCGAGCAAGCGTTGATTTCGGCAGGGCGGGCGATTCAGGAAGGCGGCGCGCACGCTGTCAAGCTCGAAGGTGGGGAGCGATCGGCCGACGCGATTGCGAAAGTCGTATCTGCGGATATTCCGGTGATGGGACATTTGGGATTAACGCCGCAATCGATCCATCGCATGGGCGGGTTCAAAGTCCAACGGGCCGAGGAACAACTCCTTCGCGATGCCAAAGCCGTCGAGCAGGCCGGGGCGTTTAGCATCGTGTTGGAATGCATCCCCGCCGAATTAGCGAAGAAGATCAGCGATTCGATCGCGATTCCGACCATCGGAATCGGTGCCGGTGTCGGGTGCGATGGGCAAGTGTTGGTGTATCACGATGTGTTGGGATTATTCGGCGAGTTTCGCCCGAAATTTGTCAAACGCTATGCCGAGCTTGGGCCGATCATTCACGACGCTGCCGCCCGATACTGCGAGGAAGTCCGCCAGGGACGATTCCCGGATGCGGACCACCAATTCAAATCCTAA
- a CDS encoding thiol-disulfide oxidoreductase DCC family protein — MESSVATPLRTDQGIVLFDGTCAFCRKSISILKKLDWRGKLQYQDATDQAHWPTTETPLQMSRLMEEMHVVTPDRKRVFAGFRAFRWIAGRLPLLMPLVPFFYIPGVPQLGQRIYLLIAKYRYQLVPCHDGVCSLPPRKPQTPKAKPAETADSSGAKG; from the coding sequence ATGGAAAGCTCGGTTGCAACTCCCCTTCGGACCGATCAGGGGATCGTTTTATTCGATGGAACCTGCGCATTCTGTCGCAAGTCGATCTCGATTTTGAAGAAACTCGATTGGCGTGGCAAATTGCAGTATCAAGATGCCACCGATCAGGCCCATTGGCCAACCACCGAAACGCCGCTGCAAATGTCGCGGCTGATGGAAGAAATGCACGTCGTCACCCCGGACCGCAAGCGGGTGTTCGCCGGATTCCGTGCCTTTCGCTGGATTGCCGGTCGGCTCCCGCTGCTGATGCCGCTGGTGCCGTTCTTCTACATTCCGGGTGTGCCGCAATTGGGGCAGCGGATTTATCTGCTGATTGCGAAATATCGCTATCAACTGGTCCCCTGTCATGATGGGGTCTGTTCGCTACCGCCGCGAAAACCGCAAACCCCGAAAGCGAAACCGGCCGAGACCGCAGATTCGAGCGGTGCCAAGGGATAA
- a CDS encoding 3'-5' exoribonuclease YhaM family protein: MGRRFIEQLSDGDTVEDIYLVTDRQYRANRNGVFYIQLDLRDKSGQMNARFWNASEALFKSFGHGDFLLVKGKVQSFQGGLQLILTSLERVEESQIELGDFLPRTPCDARKLEERLRSTLLKLTNPHLRALAECYFMDSAFMLGFTQAPAGVRVHHAYIGGLLEHVVAMIDAAERLLPLYPEIDREVLLFGIFLHDSGKVRELVYSRAFGYSDEGQLLGHLAIGCQILEDKIRQVPELTEEPFPAELRLRLQHMILAHHGELQYGSPKVPMTPEAVMLHAIDNLDSRLHIYKREIKEDRGPSAWTPFNSALQRRIYKGGTDGAGADYAAPMESHD; the protein is encoded by the coding sequence ATGGGACGGCGATTTATCGAGCAATTGTCCGACGGCGATACCGTTGAAGACATTTATCTGGTCACCGATCGGCAATATCGTGCCAATCGGAACGGTGTCTTCTACATCCAACTCGATCTGCGGGACAAATCCGGGCAGATGAACGCCCGCTTTTGGAACGCGTCCGAAGCGCTGTTCAAATCGTTCGGACACGGCGATTTTCTGCTCGTCAAAGGCAAAGTGCAATCGTTCCAAGGCGGCCTGCAACTGATTCTGACCAGCCTGGAACGCGTCGAAGAATCCCAGATCGAATTGGGCGACTTTCTCCCCCGGACGCCGTGCGATGCCCGCAAGCTCGAAGAGCGGTTGCGTTCCACACTGCTGAAACTGACCAATCCGCATCTGCGGGCATTGGCCGAATGTTACTTCATGGATTCGGCGTTCATGCTGGGATTCACTCAAGCGCCGGCGGGGGTGCGGGTGCATCATGCCTACATTGGCGGCTTGTTGGAACACGTCGTCGCCATGATCGACGCCGCCGAGCGACTGTTGCCGTTGTATCCCGAGATTGATCGCGAAGTGCTGCTGTTCGGCATCTTCCTGCACGATTCCGGCAAAGTCCGCGAGTTGGTCTATAGCCGCGCCTTTGGCTACAGCGATGAAGGGCAGTTACTGGGCCACCTTGCGATTGGCTGTCAGATTCTGGAAGACAAAATTCGGCAAGTGCCCGAACTGACGGAAGAACCGTTCCCCGCCGAACTCCGTCTGCGACTGCAACATATGATCCTGGCGCATCACGGGGAGCTGCAATACGGCTCGCCGAAAGTGCCGATGACGCCGGAAGCGGTGATGCTGCACGCGATCGACAATCTGGATTCGCGGCTGCACATCTACAAACGCGAAATTAAGGAAGATCGCGGCCCCTCGGCGTGGACGCCGTTTAATTCCGCGCTCCAACGACGGATTTACAAAGGGGGCACCGACGGGGCCGGAGCCGACTACGCCGCACCGATGGAAAGCCACGACTAA
- the rnr gene encoding ribonuclease R — protein sequence MSELESRLLATLNSRHYKPLTLKALARRLGLVSGNDREFRKVVRGLVQTGRAQFDRDHQLRATPPHGTVVGLFRRTHSGRGVVRAHHGQAHRVAQEIAIAEHDCLDAANGDEVLVKLAKKPSRTEAYATGEVVKVLQRNTRNFVGTYYEHREQGYVRVVGTQFPQGIWVGDPGAKGAKPDDQVVIEMLRFPTLTDERGQAVITEVLGERGKPGVDVLMVIRSHDLPDAFPEDVLADARHQAELFHEDDFSGRTDFTQSLVISIDPIDARDFDDAVALHKDAKTGNWVLEVHVADVAHFVPPGSPLDREARRRGTSVYLPGRVLPMIPELISNGLASLQQDRVRYVRTAVLEFQPDGTPVSADFHNGVIRNRRRFTYEEVSEFLAKPEAVGDEQLAPELRQTLLNMRELAIMLRARRFKRGALELTMPEAVLEYDSEGKVSGAHLAVHDISHQIIEEFMLAANTAVATLFHDRKIATMRRIHPAPEPSALEQFADFVNHLGYRVKRSQDRFELQRVLEHSRIKGEAPAVHYALLRSLKQAQYGPMEEEHYALAIEHYCHFTSPIRRYPDLVVHRMLAQLIAGRRPGSDVSELTALGDQCSRLERRAEKAERELVRLKLLTFLSTRIGMQMPATITSVSEYGFFAVGNHLPVDGMVHISTLEDDYYYFDDATHTLSASKGKKRYRLGDTITVEILRVDLTKRTLDLKAARPPRASV from the coding sequence ATGTCAGAACTCGAATCGCGCCTGCTGGCCACACTCAACAGCAGGCATTACAAACCGCTCACGCTCAAAGCCTTGGCTCGTCGATTGGGTCTAGTCTCGGGCAACGACCGCGAATTCCGCAAGGTCGTCCGAGGACTCGTCCAAACTGGCCGCGCCCAATTTGATCGTGACCACCAACTCCGCGCCACACCACCGCACGGAACCGTCGTCGGACTCTTCCGCCGCACGCATTCCGGTCGGGGAGTCGTGCGTGCCCATCATGGTCAAGCGCATCGCGTCGCGCAAGAAATCGCCATCGCCGAGCATGATTGTCTGGATGCCGCCAATGGCGATGAAGTGCTGGTGAAACTCGCCAAGAAGCCGAGCCGCACGGAAGCCTACGCCACCGGCGAAGTCGTGAAGGTGCTGCAACGCAACACGCGAAATTTCGTCGGAACTTATTACGAACACCGCGAGCAAGGCTACGTTCGCGTCGTGGGCACGCAATTTCCGCAAGGAATCTGGGTGGGTGATCCCGGTGCCAAAGGTGCCAAACCAGACGATCAAGTCGTCATCGAAATGCTGCGGTTTCCGACGCTGACCGATGAACGCGGCCAAGCGGTCATTACCGAAGTTCTCGGCGAACGCGGCAAGCCCGGCGTCGATGTGCTGATGGTGATCCGCTCGCACGATCTCCCCGATGCGTTTCCCGAAGATGTCCTTGCCGATGCCCGGCATCAAGCGGAACTGTTTCACGAGGACGATTTCAGCGGGCGGACCGATTTCACGCAATCGCTGGTCATTTCAATTGATCCGATCGATGCCCGCGATTTCGACGATGCCGTCGCCCTGCACAAAGATGCGAAAACCGGCAACTGGGTGCTGGAAGTGCATGTCGCGGATGTCGCCCACTTCGTGCCGCCCGGTTCGCCGCTCGACCGTGAAGCACGTCGCCGTGGCACCAGCGTCTATCTTCCGGGTCGCGTCCTGCCGATGATTCCGGAGTTAATCTCCAACGGTCTGGCGAGTTTGCAGCAGGATCGCGTGCGCTACGTTCGCACGGCCGTGCTGGAATTTCAACCCGATGGCACACCCGTCTCTGCCGATTTTCATAACGGCGTCATCCGGAATCGTCGCCGCTTCACCTATGAAGAAGTGTCTGAATTTCTGGCCAAGCCGGAAGCCGTTGGCGATGAACAACTTGCGCCGGAATTGCGCCAGACGCTCTTGAATATGCGCGAGCTAGCAATCATGCTCCGCGCCCGACGATTCAAGCGCGGCGCACTCGAACTGACCATGCCCGAAGCTGTCTTGGAATACGATTCCGAAGGCAAAGTCAGCGGCGCGCATCTGGCCGTGCACGACATCAGCCACCAAATCATCGAAGAATTCATGCTGGCGGCCAATACCGCTGTGGCGACATTATTTCACGATCGCAAGATCGCCACCATGCGACGGATTCACCCCGCCCCGGAACCGTCCGCACTCGAACAATTCGCCGACTTCGTCAATCATCTCGGCTATCGTGTCAAACGATCGCAAGACCGATTTGAATTGCAGCGCGTGCTCGAACATTCTCGAATCAAAGGTGAGGCCCCCGCCGTCCATTACGCCCTGCTCCGCAGTCTCAAACAGGCCCAATACGGCCCAATGGAAGAGGAACACTACGCGCTGGCCATCGAACATTATTGTCACTTCACGTCGCCCATTCGCCGCTATCCGGATCTCGTCGTTCACCGCATGTTGGCGCAACTCATTGCCGGCAGACGGCCCGGAAGCGATGTCTCGGAGTTGACCGCACTCGGCGACCAATGCAGCCGACTGGAACGCCGGGCCGAGAAAGCCGAACGCGAACTCGTCCGCCTCAAACTGCTGACGTTTCTCAGCACCCGAATCGGCATGCAGATGCCCGCCACCATCACCAGCGTTTCGGAGTACGGCTTCTTCGCCGTCGGCAACCACCTCCCAGTCGATGGCATGGTCCACATCTCCACGCTCGAAGACGATTACTACTATTTCGACGACGCCACGCATACACTTTCCGCCAGCAAAGGCAAAAAACGCTACCGCCTCGGCGACACCATCACCGTCGAAATCCTCCGAGTCGACCTCACCAAACGCACCCTCGACCTCAAAGCCGCCCGCCCTCCCCGTGCCTCGGTATAA
- a CDS encoding SPFH domain-containing protein, translated as MGFFDKLRGEFIDIIEWTEPNHNETLAYRFPRYNNEIKYGAKLTVREGQAAVFVNEGQIADVFPPGMYTLETQNVPILSTLKGWKYGFSSPFKAEVYFVSTKQWTDQKWGTANPIMLRDAEFGPIRIRAFGTYAFRVSDPGAFLKQLVATDPSFESYEISQQLRNTIVSRFTDVVGQAKIPILELAGNYDRMSTLARERISPDLMSMGLALTLFYIENISLPPEVEAALDKRSQMSLLGNVDQYTRFQAADAMRDAAQNPGGAAGVGVGLGAGFAVGGQMAGAMANAVQPVPVGTPVSAPPAMPGSTVMPPTLPPQAPVQLFVAINGQQAGPFDWPTLQAYVQNGTITRQTLVWKVGMANWDAASNLPELATLFAHLPPPMPGA; from the coding sequence ATGGGATTCTTTGACAAACTGCGCGGCGAGTTCATCGACATTATCGAATGGACGGAGCCGAACCATAACGAAACGCTGGCGTATCGATTCCCCCGATACAACAACGAAATCAAGTACGGTGCCAAGTTGACCGTCCGCGAAGGACAGGCCGCCGTGTTTGTCAACGAAGGCCAAATCGCGGACGTGTTCCCGCCGGGCATGTACACGCTGGAGACGCAGAACGTCCCCATTCTCTCCACCCTGAAGGGCTGGAAGTACGGGTTTAGCTCGCCGTTCAAAGCGGAAGTCTACTTCGTTTCCACCAAGCAGTGGACCGATCAAAAGTGGGGCACCGCCAATCCGATCATGCTCCGCGACGCCGAATTCGGGCCCATCCGCATTCGCGCGTTTGGCACGTATGCGTTCCGTGTGTCGGATCCCGGTGCGTTCCTGAAGCAGTTGGTGGCGACCGACCCCAGCTTCGAAAGTTACGAAATCTCGCAGCAGTTGCGCAATACCATCGTATCTCGATTCACCGATGTGGTCGGCCAAGCCAAGATTCCCATTCTGGAACTGGCGGGGAACTACGACCGCATGAGCACGCTGGCCCGCGAACGCATCTCCCCCGATCTGATGTCGATGGGGCTGGCATTGACGTTGTTTTACATCGAAAATATCTCGCTGCCGCCCGAAGTCGAAGCTGCGTTGGATAAGCGATCGCAGATGAGTCTGCTGGGCAACGTCGATCAATATACCCGCTTCCAAGCCGCCGATGCGATGCGGGACGCCGCTCAAAATCCGGGCGGAGCCGCCGGAGTGGGCGTCGGGCTTGGCGCTGGCTTTGCCGTGGGCGGACAAATGGCCGGCGCGATGGCCAACGCCGTTCAACCGGTTCCCGTGGGCACTCCCGTGAGCGCCCCACCGGCGATGCCCGGTTCCACCGTGATGCCGCCGACGCTCCCACCGCAAGCTCCCGTGCAATTGTTTGTTGCCATCAACGGCCAGCAAGCCGGACCATTTGATTGGCCGACCTTGCAGGCGTATGTGCAAAATGGCACAATCACGCGACAAACACTGGTCTGGAAAGTCGGCATGGCCAACTGGGACGCCGCGAGCAATCTGCCGGAACTGGCGACTCTGTTTGCCCACTTGCCGCCACCCATGCCCGGTGCCTAA
- the tatC gene encoding twin-arginine translocase subunit TatC, whose protein sequence is MSSRRPDYSDDIFADSRMPFTEHIEELRKHIIRALYGFAIFLVIGFVFDSIGWMTNTGIGLGKPAFEFIKEPVEEQVKEFYDRRLQRVRDRIKALEPNSDSKLRNTTELKAEIDVASLKPHLKFTEEPSTPTIPITIRVPVVDVFLASKDGENDSGSRKYLTTLGVQEAFVVYFKVSILCGVILSSPWLFYQAWSFVGVGLYPHERRYVHVYLPFSIGLFLAGAALCQFVALPKAVGALLAFNDWLDLDPDLRLSEWLGFAVIMPLVFGVSFQTPIFMIFFQRIGLFTADDYVAQWRVAVMSLAVVAAVLTPTPDAVSMSVLFVPMFGLYWLGIVLCRLSPVTGPDEDLDELDDVSI, encoded by the coding sequence ATGAGTTCCCGACGACCAGACTATTCGGATGATATCTTCGCCGATTCACGAATGCCGTTCACCGAGCATATCGAGGAACTTCGCAAGCATATCATTCGGGCGTTGTACGGCTTTGCGATCTTCCTGGTGATCGGCTTTGTGTTCGATTCCATCGGATGGATGACAAACACGGGCATCGGCCTGGGGAAACCCGCGTTTGAATTCATCAAAGAACCCGTCGAAGAACAGGTCAAAGAATTCTACGACCGCCGATTGCAACGGGTGCGGGATCGCATCAAAGCCCTGGAACCCAATTCGGATTCCAAGCTGCGAAATACGACCGAACTGAAGGCGGAGATTGATGTTGCGTCGCTCAAACCGCACTTGAAGTTCACCGAAGAACCGTCCACGCCGACGATCCCAATCACGATTCGGGTGCCGGTGGTGGATGTGTTCCTGGCCTCCAAAGATGGCGAGAACGATTCCGGCAGCCGGAAATACCTCACCACACTCGGCGTGCAAGAAGCGTTTGTCGTCTATTTCAAGGTGTCGATTCTCTGCGGCGTCATCTTGTCTAGCCCGTGGTTATTCTATCAGGCGTGGTCGTTTGTCGGGGTGGGGCTTTATCCTCACGAACGGCGATATGTCCATGTCTATCTGCCATTTAGCATCGGGCTGTTCCTCGCCGGGGCTGCGTTGTGCCAATTCGTTGCCTTGCCCAAAGCCGTTGGCGCACTGTTGGCATTCAACGACTGGTTAGACCTGGACCCCGATTTGCGCTTGAGCGAATGGCTTGGCTTTGCGGTGATCATGCCGCTGGTGTTTGGTGTGTCGTTCCAGACGCCAATTTTCATGATTTTCTTCCAACGGATTGGATTGTTCACCGCCGACGATTATGTCGCGCAGTGGCGAGTTGCCGTAATGTCGCTTGCCGTGGTGGCGGCGGTTCTGACTCCCACCCCAGACGCCGTTTCGATGAGCGTTCTGTTCGTCCCCATGTTCGGCTTGTACTGGCTGGGGATCGTTCTGTGTCGGCTCTCGCCAGTCACCGGCCCAGACGAGGATTTGGATGAACTGGACGATGTGAGCATCTGA
- the cobA gene encoding uroporphyrinogen-III C-methyltransferase, with product MQESEIRPGTVYLVGGGPGDPGLLTLRAVECLRKADVVIYDQLVSPRALDFVPLAAQRICVRDLAGYHPDRWPHIYHAMIDAALEGKTVVRLKGGDPNIFGRGGEEAECLRSKGIPYEMIPGVTTALACGSYLEIPLTHRAHASALAIITGHENPTKGQTRLDWAAIARFPGTLAIYMGIARLPLIVSELVANGMPDTTPACIVYKATTGHQLSVTATLRDLDESRRRNGIDTPALVLIGQVVALKPVKSWFEQQPLLNQRVLVTRPREQSQEMIHQLERLGAVTYSLPAIEIREPANWAPVDDAIDRLRDGAYDWLVFTSANGVRGFFRRVLEIGRDLRILGNTRLAAVGPSTAQALTEYHLRADLVPEDEYQAEALAAKLGQQVDAHRVLLARGDRGRETLREQLTPRAHVEQIVVYSQVDAIDPNHEMFDALRRGELDWITLTSSNIARAVIGSFDQTIRDRVLRGDMKVVTISPLTSATVRELGFPVTAEANPSTANGIIDAIRQLVAAQKASEQESNSDAISEV from the coding sequence ATGCAGGAATCGGAGATTCGCCCGGGGACCGTCTATCTGGTCGGTGGCGGCCCGGGCGACCCCGGATTACTGACCCTTCGCGCGGTGGAATGTCTCCGCAAAGCCGATGTGGTCATCTACGATCAACTCGTTTCGCCCCGTGCTTTGGATTTCGTCCCGTTGGCGGCCCAGCGAATTTGCGTACGGGATCTGGCCGGCTACCATCCCGATCGTTGGCCGCATATCTATCATGCCATGATCGATGCGGCGCTCGAAGGCAAGACCGTCGTGCGACTCAAAGGCGGCGATCCCAACATCTTCGGTCGCGGCGGCGAAGAAGCCGAATGCCTGCGCTCCAAGGGCATTCCCTATGAGATGATTCCCGGTGTGACCACCGCACTCGCCTGCGGCTCCTACCTGGAAATTCCGCTCACACACCGGGCACATGCGAGCGCGTTGGCGATCATTACCGGGCACGAAAATCCCACGAAGGGGCAAACTCGCCTCGATTGGGCTGCGATTGCTCGCTTTCCAGGCACGCTTGCCATTTATATGGGCATCGCTCGCCTGCCGTTGATCGTCAGCGAACTGGTAGCGAACGGCATGCCGGATACCACCCCCGCATGCATTGTCTACAAGGCCACCACCGGCCATCAGCTTTCGGTCACGGCGACGCTCCGGGATCTGGATGAGTCGCGCCGCCGAAACGGGATTGATACCCCCGCGCTGGTGCTGATTGGGCAAGTGGTTGCGCTCAAGCCGGTCAAATCGTGGTTTGAGCAGCAGCCGTTGTTGAATCAACGGGTGCTGGTGACGCGCCCACGCGAACAATCCCAAGAGATGATCCACCAATTGGAACGTCTCGGGGCGGTCACCTATTCGCTTCCCGCGATTGAGATTCGGGAACCGGCGAATTGGGCTCCCGTGGATGATGCGATTGATCGCCTGCGCGATGGGGCATACGATTGGCTGGTGTTTACCAGTGCCAATGGCGTGCGTGGCTTCTTCCGTCGCGTGTTGGAAATTGGCCGCGATTTGCGAATCCTGGGCAACACCCGATTGGCAGCCGTGGGACCATCCACCGCGCAAGCCCTGACGGAATACCATCTTCGGGCGGATTTAGTTCCCGAGGATGAATACCAAGCGGAAGCCCTGGCCGCCAAATTAGGTCAGCAAGTGGATGCCCACCGGGTGCTGTTGGCACGCGGCGATCGAGGCCGGGAGACGCTCCGCGAGCAACTCACGCCGCGGGCGCATGTCGAGCAAATTGTCGTTTATTCGCAGGTAGATGCGATTGACCCGAATCATGAAATGTTCGATGCGCTCCGACGTGGGGAATTGGATTGGATCACGTTGACCAGTTCCAACATCGCACGAGCCGTAATTGGATCATTCGATCAGACAATTCGAGATCGGGTGCTTCGCGGAGATATGAAAGTGGTGACCATCAGCCCACTGACGAGTGCCACGGTCCGCGAATTGGGATTCCCAGTGACTGCCGAAGCGAACCCTTCGACGGCCAACGGAATCATCGATGCAATTCGGCAATTAGTCGCCGCTCAGAAGGCTTCGGAGCAGGAGTCCAATTCGGACGCCATCTCCGAAGTCTGA